One window of Paludibacter propionicigenes WB4 genomic DNA carries:
- a CDS encoding TonB-dependent receptor, protein MNKKLLYILCLLLLSVSMWAQTNVRIYGYVIDTNKRGVELANVRVENSAVGTTTNQNGYYELSLKATDSVKLVYSMVGYRTIKHTIQPHQSVLQISVQLPVASNQLTEVNVIGQRRQNSTLDVLDPSKFRVIPNVSGGIESYLITFTGVSSSNELSSQYNVRGGNFDENAVYVNGIEVYRPLLIRAGQQEGLSFINPDMVEKVSFSAGGFDAKYGDKMSSVLDIQYKKPTEFEASASVSLLGASAYVGTANKRFSQMHGVRYKTSSYLLGTLDTKAEYKPDFLDYQTYLTYNLSPKSEITFLGNFSQNSYQFVPQTRETKFGTYQTPRNLVIYFDGQEKDLFRTAFGALTYNYKPIKGMKLSLLGSLFSTNENETYDISGEYIINEAQLDADPAKPAGDPLGIGTYLQHARNRLKATVANLAHRGEYDVANHKMRWGVNIQNEIISDKINEWELRDSVGYSLPYSDENVNVFYNLKASNKLSTWRSTAFYQDTYKWNSDAGSFSFTGGLRANYWTFNNELLVSPRIAFSYLPRWKSDYSFRFATGVYYQTPFYKEIRDTLTDALGNVNIRLNNRIKAQRSLHFVLGGDHYFRAWGRPFKFTAEAYLKLIDRLISYSVDNVQIVYSGKNDAKAYSAGMDFKLYGELVPGADSWINLSLMNAKQDIIGDSYVSHTYDADGKILTSKTVYPGWVASPGEQRYTFSMLFQDYLPNNPKYKMQLKLVWSDGLPFCPVKSVQFRSAFRTPPYRRVDIGASRVLINGVDKTMNKSWLKHVKNIWLNVEVFNLLDIKNVNSYYWITDVHNQQLAVPNYLTGRQLNLKIMVDLK, encoded by the coding sequence ATGAATAAAAAGCTCCTCTATATCCTCTGTCTTTTATTGTTGTCTGTAAGCATGTGGGCACAAACCAATGTGCGAATATACGGATACGTGATTGATACGAATAAAAGGGGCGTTGAGTTGGCCAATGTACGGGTAGAAAACTCGGCAGTAGGTACCACTACCAATCAGAACGGATATTATGAGTTGTCACTAAAGGCAACAGATTCGGTAAAGTTGGTTTATTCCATGGTTGGTTACCGAACTATTAAACATACCATACAACCTCATCAGTCTGTGCTGCAAATATCGGTGCAGTTGCCTGTCGCTTCCAATCAGCTTACCGAGGTGAATGTAATAGGCCAACGCAGGCAAAACTCTACGCTCGATGTGCTTGATCCTTCCAAATTTCGTGTTATCCCTAATGTTTCAGGGGGAATTGAATCATACCTCATCACTTTTACAGGCGTTAGTTCCAGCAATGAACTGAGTTCGCAGTATAATGTTCGTGGCGGTAACTTTGACGAAAACGCGGTTTATGTCAATGGCATTGAGGTTTATCGTCCGTTACTTATTCGTGCGGGACAGCAGGAGGGTTTGAGCTTTATTAATCCCGATATGGTGGAAAAGGTCTCATTCTCGGCTGGTGGATTTGATGCCAAATACGGTGATAAGATGTCGTCTGTGCTGGATATTCAATATAAAAAGCCAACAGAATTCGAGGCTTCGGCTTCAGTGAGTCTACTCGGAGCTTCGGCCTATGTCGGAACAGCTAACAAGCGGTTTTCACAGATGCACGGTGTTCGGTACAAAACATCATCGTATCTGCTGGGCACACTCGATACCAAGGCTGAATATAAACCGGATTTTCTGGATTATCAGACTTATCTCACGTACAACCTTTCGCCGAAGTCGGAAATAACCTTTTTGGGAAATTTCTCTCAAAACTCTTATCAGTTCGTACCACAAACGCGCGAAACTAAATTCGGAACGTATCAAACTCCCCGTAATTTAGTTATTTATTTTGACGGACAGGAAAAAGACTTGTTTCGTACGGCTTTTGGGGCGCTTACCTATAATTATAAACCCATTAAGGGGATGAAACTGAGCTTGCTTGGATCGTTGTTTTCTACCAATGAGAATGAAACCTACGATATTTCGGGTGAATATATAATCAATGAAGCACAACTCGATGCTGATCCTGCAAAACCGGCCGGAGACCCGTTGGGAATAGGAACTTATCTTCAGCATGCCCGAAACCGCCTGAAAGCCACTGTTGCCAATCTGGCACATCGGGGAGAATACGATGTGGCGAATCATAAAATGAGGTGGGGCGTCAATATTCAGAATGAAATAATTTCAGACAAAATAAATGAGTGGGAGTTGCGCGACTCCGTGGGATACTCGCTGCCATACAGCGATGAAAATGTAAATGTGTTTTATAATCTGAAGGCAAGCAATAAATTGTCTACCTGGCGTTCAACTGCTTTTTATCAGGATACCTATAAATGGAACTCGGATGCAGGATCTTTCTCGTTTACCGGAGGATTGCGGGCAAATTACTGGACTTTCAATAATGAATTGCTTGTGAGTCCACGTATAGCATTCTCGTATCTGCCTCGTTGGAAAAGCGATTACAGTTTTCGTTTTGCTACGGGAGTTTATTATCAAACGCCTTTTTACAAAGAAATCAGAGATACACTTACCGATGCGTTGGGAAATGTAAATATTCGATTGAATAACCGCATCAAAGCGCAACGTTCGCTCCATTTTGTGTTGGGAGGTGATCATTATTTTCGTGCCTGGGGGCGACCATTTAAATTCACAGCCGAAGCTTATCTGAAACTTATTGACCGGTTGATATCTTATTCTGTAGATAATGTTCAGATTGTTTATTCAGGAAAAAATGATGCCAAAGCGTATAGCGCCGGCATGGATTTCAAACTTTATGGCGAGTTGGTGCCGGGTGCCGATTCCTGGATTAACCTGTCATTGATGAATGCGAAACAGGATATTATTGGCGATTCGTATGTGAGCCATACTTACGACGCGGACGGAAAAATACTGACATCCAAAACCGTTTATCCGGGGTGGGTGGCAAGTCCGGGTGAGCAACGATATACTTTCTCCATGCTTTTTCAGGATTACCTGCCCAATAATCCGAAATATAAAATGCAATTGAAATTGGTTTGGTCGGATGGTTTGCCATTCTGTCCCGTAAAGAGCGTTCAGTTCCGTTCGGCATTTCGCACTCCTCCTTACCGACGGGTGGACATCGGAGCTTCCCGGGTGTTGATTAACGGAGTGGATAAAACAATGAATAAATCGTGGTTGAAACATGTGAAAAACATCTGGTTGAACGTGGAAGTGTTCAATTTGTTGGACATCAAAAATGTGAATTCATATTATTGGATTACTGATGTTCATAATCAACAACTGGCAGTGCCCAATTATCTTACCGGACGTCAGCTCAATTTGAAGATAATGGTGGATTTGAAATAG
- a CDS encoding ABC transporter ATP-binding protein, which produces MSILTTQNLSIGYSKKGRTDIIQSRLNLQLRAGELVCLIGPNGSGKSTLLRTLAGLQKPMLGKTFIDEREIIRLKQQEKALLIALVLTERIEIENATVYNLVSLGRHPHSNWWGNITDEEDAVIREAIEMVHLGHKIHQNINELSDGERQRAMIAKALAQDTPIIMLDEPTAHLDLPNRVEIMLLLHRLAHKTGKAILLSTHELDLALQAADRIWLMSADTGVECGVPEDLVFNGSFNRAFESKSYFFNASNGNFSMNYPMTKRVWVSGDKTRMYWTFRALARAGYAVVQDADVHILVTENGWLLNDKNISTVEEFLLELECIFADH; this is translated from the coding sequence ATGAGCATTCTAACCACCCAAAATCTATCCATCGGGTATTCCAAAAAAGGAAGAACCGATATTATTCAGTCGCGACTCAATTTGCAGTTGCGGGCCGGTGAATTGGTGTGTCTTATCGGTCCGAATGGGAGTGGAAAATCTACTTTGCTGCGGACACTTGCCGGTTTGCAAAAACCGATGTTGGGCAAAACTTTTATTGATGAACGTGAGATTATCCGCCTGAAACAGCAGGAAAAGGCCTTACTGATAGCATTGGTACTCACTGAACGGATTGAGATTGAAAATGCCACGGTGTATAATCTGGTGTCGCTGGGGCGTCATCCACACAGCAACTGGTGGGGAAATATCACCGACGAAGAAGATGCTGTGATACGTGAAGCCATAGAAATGGTACACTTGGGACATAAGATTCATCAGAATATCAACGAATTGTCCGATGGTGAACGTCAGCGAGCTATGATAGCTAAAGCATTGGCGCAGGATACGCCCATTATCATGCTCGATGAACCTACGGCACATCTTGATTTGCCCAACAGGGTAGAAATAATGTTGTTGCTTCACCGATTGGCGCATAAAACAGGCAAAGCCATTTTGCTTTCCACCCATGAGCTGGATTTGGCGCTGCAAGCTGCCGACCGGATCTGGTTGATGAGTGCCGATACCGGTGTAGAGTGCGGTGTCCCGGAAGATTTGGTGTTTAATGGCAGTTTCAACCGGGCTTTTGAGAGCAAGTCTTACTTTTTTAATGCTTCGAACGGAAACTTTTCGATGAACTATCCGATGACAAAAAGAGTGTGGGTGTCAGGCGATAAAACCCGTATGTACTGGACTTTTCGTGCTTTGGCACGTGCCGGCTATGCGGTAGTTCAGGATGCTGATGTTCATATTCTGGTTACGGAAAACGGTTGGCTACTTAACGATAAAAACATCAGCACGGTGGAAGAGTTTTTATTGGAACTGGAATGTATCTTTGCTGATCATTGA
- a CDS encoding FecCD family ABC transporter permease, translating into MKSRSLILFLILSLLAVGLFLVDLAWGSIHISLSEIIDVFFRKSGDGINSEILLNFRLPKAITAVLAGASLSVAGLMMQTLFRNSLADPYILGVSSGASLGVALVMMAATFLPVAFVSSGWALIVSAIVGASVVLILVVGVSFKVHNAVSLLIVGLMFGTIAGSLVSVLQNFSNPDAIKLFVMWTFGSLSAVTWTYMTVLLPVVLIGLGMAFSLQKRLDGLLLGENYARGLGISIQQTRFLIVIATGLLAGGITAFTGPIAFVGVAIPHIARGLFKVSSHKVLLPATILCGASLLLICDIITQIPTYTLPINTVSALFGAPIIIWIILKRR; encoded by the coding sequence ATGAAATCCCGTTCCCTTATACTATTTCTTATTCTTTCACTCCTTGCAGTGGGGCTTTTTCTGGTCGATTTAGCTTGGGGAAGCATTCACATATCGTTGAGCGAGATTATCGACGTGTTTTTCAGGAAGAGTGGGGATGGAATTAATTCCGAAATATTACTCAACTTCCGCTTGCCTAAAGCCATTACGGCGGTGCTGGCAGGTGCTTCGTTGTCGGTAGCGGGTTTGATGATGCAGACGCTGTTTCGCAATTCGCTGGCCGATCCGTATATTCTCGGAGTCAGTTCGGGTGCCAGTCTGGGTGTGGCGTTGGTCATGATGGCGGCAACTTTTCTTCCTGTCGCATTTGTCAGCAGCGGTTGGGCTCTGATTGTGTCGGCCATTGTCGGTGCATCGGTGGTGTTGATACTGGTGGTAGGTGTGTCGTTTAAGGTGCATAATGCCGTTTCGTTACTAATAGTAGGGTTGATGTTTGGCACCATTGCAGGTTCATTGGTCAGCGTGTTGCAGAACTTTAGCAATCCCGATGCTATTAAGCTCTTTGTAATGTGGACATTCGGTAGCCTGAGCGCCGTGACCTGGACTTACATGACTGTATTGCTCCCGGTGGTACTGATAGGGTTAGGCATGGCTTTTTCATTGCAAAAGCGCCTTGACGGTTTGCTTCTTGGCGAAAATTATGCTCGCGGACTGGGCATTTCCATTCAACAAACACGTTTTCTGATCGTTATAGCCACAGGGTTACTGGCAGGAGGCATTACCGCTTTTACCGGACCTATTGCTTTTGTTGGGGTAGCCATTCCGCATATTGCACGCGGACTCTTTAAAGTGTCGAGCCATAAAGTGTTGTTACCCGCTACAATTTTATGCGGTGCTTCCTTGTTGCTTATCTGCGATATTATTACTCAAATACCAACATATACGTTGCCAATTAATACCGTCAGTGCGCTGTTTGGTGCACCTATTATTATTTGGATAATATTAAAACGGAGATAG
- a CDS encoding ABC transporter substrate-binding protein, with protein sequence MKKIFLIPLLFLCFLFSCTPKSAKTTNAQTNDTLKLSYAQGFAVKYFPDYKEVIVYSPWVKGTVYARYYLVKDASVKTPSDGTKVQVPLRTLVATSVTHFEFLSLLGQVETIVGVCSPRIIYNKEINKRFAEGRIADLGDAFTINVEKTLQLKPGALMMSGYNQNDPYAQRVSQAGIPVLFNNEWMETSLLARAEWIKFVAAFYNKEKQADSIFADVDKRYNDIKAKAAGVKTKPNIMVGSNFRGTWYMPSGRNFMGKLFADAGSRYFYANDTTAGSLPLNVETVLKNFSQTDVWLNCNFNSLDELVKADSKHALFRPVQLKQVYNINKRLLPSTANDFWESAVARPDLLLSDMIAILHPEILPGYILTYVEKLK encoded by the coding sequence ATGAAAAAGATTTTTCTTATTCCACTACTTTTCCTTTGCTTTTTGTTTTCGTGTACTCCCAAAAGTGCCAAAACGACCAATGCACAAACCAACGACACATTGAAACTTAGTTATGCGCAGGGATTTGCCGTAAAGTATTTCCCTGATTATAAAGAAGTGATTGTATACAGTCCGTGGGTGAAAGGCACGGTGTATGCCCGTTACTATCTAGTGAAAGATGCTTCCGTGAAGACACCTTCCGATGGCACAAAGGTGCAGGTTCCGCTTCGTACCTTGGTTGCCACGTCGGTCACTCATTTTGAGTTTTTGAGCTTGCTGGGGCAGGTGGAAACCATTGTGGGCGTTTGCTCGCCACGCATTATCTACAATAAAGAAATCAACAAACGCTTTGCCGAAGGGCGGATTGCCGATTTGGGCGATGCCTTTACCATCAATGTAGAGAAAACTCTGCAACTAAAGCCCGGAGCATTGATGATGAGCGGCTATAACCAGAATGATCCCTACGCACAACGTGTTTCGCAAGCCGGAATTCCTGTACTGTTTAATAACGAATGGATGGAAACTTCGCTGTTGGCACGGGCAGAATGGATCAAATTTGTGGCGGCATTTTACAATAAAGAGAAACAGGCCGACAGCATTTTTGCCGATGTGGATAAGCGATACAACGACATAAAAGCGAAAGCTGCCGGGGTAAAAACGAAACCCAACATCATGGTGGGCTCCAATTTCCGTGGAACATGGTATATGCCGTCGGGGCGTAATTTTATGGGCAAACTCTTTGCCGATGCAGGTAGCCGCTATTTTTATGCCAACGACACTACGGCCGGAAGTCTGCCGCTGAATGTGGAAACGGTGTTGAAAAACTTTTCGCAGACCGACGTGTGGTTGAATTGTAATTTTAATTCGCTGGACGAGCTGGTGAAGGCCGATTCGAAACACGCACTTTTCCGCCCGGTGCAACTAAAGCAGGTTTATAATATCAATAAGCGCCTGTTGCCTTCCACGGCCAATGATTTTTGGGAGAGTGCTGTGGCACGCCCCGATTTATTGCTTTCGGATATGATTGCCATTCTGCATCCCGAAATTTTGCCGGGATATATCCTTACGTATGTTGAAAAATTGAAATAG
- a CDS encoding MFS transporter, protein MLNIQKKMSNAFLALLGLPATAVGFALSTQIAALSWILSNKYHLDIHDVAFVWLAGPIAGIFGQVIVGLLSDNVWFMGGRRRPFIIIGGMVSSIAFLTLPHIRGISHITGISDIILIASVIALFLDLSVNVTFNPARSIIADLTPEGKVRTAGYVWMQIISGFFGVFAYFLSMLFGNEMLLYIAAGIVFLTAVFPILFIQEKKEQEAALSENQEKFGVWQIFQEIFPLYGFLVFGIFSLFFHFFPEALGAWHNPVLIAALLYSVIIGIIIIVQGIKHPSNRNEFQKIMLAHSFTWVAFQSMFILSGFFIENQILPNIGLKGITANWFAEKLTGATQTPASSVGNIVSLGFFILNLIGAIFPLILQSIAKRIGRVRTYIGALIFSVIGYFYIAYFSRVELDFYIGMFLVGIGWSAVISIVFAIMSERVNPAKMGLYMGVFNLAVVLPQMMSNGVANVIKATGNHQLLYIFCGLLVAASVVFWIFVHEPESSAGASATTKNVH, encoded by the coding sequence ATGCTGAACATTCAAAAGAAAATGAGCAATGCTTTCCTGGCGTTGCTCGGGCTGCCTGCCACGGCAGTTGGTTTTGCGTTATCCACTCAAATTGCCGCACTGAGCTGGATACTTTCCAATAAATATCATCTGGACATTCACGATGTAGCCTTCGTTTGGTTGGCCGGACCCATTGCGGGTATCTTTGGGCAGGTCATCGTGGGCCTGTTGAGCGATAATGTCTGGTTTATGGGTGGTCGTCGCAGGCCGTTTATCATTATTGGTGGCATGGTCAGCAGCATTGCTTTCCTTACACTGCCTCACATTCGGGGTATTTCGCATATCACGGGCATTTCGGACATTATCCTCATTGCGTCCGTCATCGCTTTGTTCCTCGACTTGTCGGTCAACGTAACTTTCAACCCCGCCCGCTCCATTATTGCCGACTTGACCCCCGAAGGCAAAGTGCGCACCGCCGGTTATGTGTGGATGCAGATCATTTCGGGCTTTTTCGGCGTATTTGCCTACTTTTTATCCATGCTTTTTGGAAATGAAATGCTGTTGTACATTGCGGCTGGCATTGTGTTTCTCACCGCTGTGTTTCCCATTCTGTTTATTCAGGAAAAAAAAGAACAGGAAGCTGCTCTGTCCGAAAATCAGGAGAAGTTTGGTGTTTGGCAGATATTTCAGGAAATATTTCCGCTGTATGGATTTTTGGTGTTTGGCATTTTCAGCCTGTTTTTCCACTTTTTCCCCGAAGCGTTGGGCGCGTGGCACAATCCGGTTTTGATTGCCGCACTACTTTATTCGGTCATCATTGGCATTATCATCATTGTTCAGGGAATTAAACATCCGTCGAACCGCAATGAGTTTCAAAAAATCATGCTTGCGCACTCGTTTACCTGGGTGGCTTTTCAGAGCATGTTTATTCTTTCCGGCTTTTTTATCGAGAATCAAATTCTCCCCAACATCGGACTAAAAGGCATTACCGCCAACTGGTTTGCCGAAAAACTCACGGGCGCAACGCAAACCCCGGCTTCGTCGGTGGGGAATATTGTTTCGCTCGGTTTCTTTATCCTCAACCTGATCGGGGCTATTTTCCCCTTGATATTACAATCCATCGCCAAGCGCATTGGTCGGGTCAGGACTTACATCGGGGCGCTTATCTTTTCGGTAATCGGCTATTTCTATATTGCCTATTTCAGCAGGGTAGAGCTCGACTTTTATATCGGTATGTTCCTTGTGGGTATCGGTTGGTCGGCGGTTATTTCCATTGTGTTTGCCATTATGAGCGAACGCGTGAATCCGGCCAAAATGGGTTTGTATATGGGTGTATTTAATTTAGCAGTCGTATTGCCTCAGATGATGAGCAACGGTGTGGCCAACGTTATTAAAGCCACCGGTAACCATCAGTTGCTGTATATCTTTTGCGGATTGTTAGTGGCTGCGTCGGTGGTGTTCTGGATATTTGTACATGAACCCGAATCGTCGGCCGGTGCTTCGGCTACTACCAAAAACGTACATTAA
- the yihA gene encoding ribosome biogenesis GTP-binding protein YihA/YsxC: MDIKSAEFIISNTDYLKCPDSKLPEYAFIGRSNVGKSSLINMLCNRKDLAMTSSRPGKTLLINHFLINKNWHLVDLPGYGYATAGKKMRDQLQDIIESYILNREQLTCLFLLIDCRHEPQKIDLEFMEWLGENGVPFSIVFTKLDKLTHAKGKSNVQAYKDKLSEQWEELPPIFLTSSEKRTGRDEILGYIEGINKTL, translated from the coding sequence ATGGATATAAAATCTGCCGAATTTATAATCAGCAACACTGATTATCTGAAATGCCCCGATAGTAAATTGCCCGAATATGCTTTTATCGGACGCTCCAATGTGGGCAAATCGTCGTTGATCAACATGCTTTGCAACCGCAAGGATTTGGCCATGACTTCGTCGAGACCGGGGAAGACGCTGTTGATAAATCATTTTCTGATCAACAAAAACTGGCATCTGGTCGATTTGCCCGGATATGGTTACGCTACTGCCGGCAAAAAGATGCGCGACCAGTTGCAGGACATTATTGAAAGTTATATTTTGAACCGCGAGCAACTGACATGTTTGTTCCTTTTGATCGATTGCAGGCACGAGCCCCAGAAAATCGACCTGGAATTTATGGAATGGCTGGGCGAGAACGGTGTTCCGTTTTCTATCGTATTCACCAAGCTGGATAAACTGACGCATGCCAAAGGAAAATCGAACGTGCAGGCCTATAAAGATAAATTGTCCGAACAATGGGAAGAGCTGCCACCAATTTTCCTCACCTCGTCCGAAAAACGTACCGGTCGTGATGAAATACTAGGCTATATCGAGGGAATTAATAAGACTTTGTAG
- a CDS encoding sodium:solute symporter, with protein sequence MSGISILLIIVVYFSALWLISYIVGRKSTDNDAFFLGNRKSPWWVVAIGMLGSSISGVSFVSVPGWVGSTQFTYMQMVFGFFFGYLIIANVLLPLYYRLNLTSIYTYLEQRFGTYTYKTGASFFLLSRTVGSGVRLYMVILILQYIIFDSWHVPFVVTATVAVFLIWLYTHQSGIKTIVWTDTLQTVCLISALILLVFQVSKQLDMNLSEFSTRLINGGHARMFVFDDWHSKQNFFKQFFSGIFIAIVMTGLDQDMMQKNLTCKSLRDAKKNMYWYGFSFVPLNLLFLTLGAMLLMLAAKNNITLPASSDDILPLFATQYLGPVVTFLFVIGIIAATFASSDSALASLTTSFAVDILGVQRNTPRVAERKRRFTHIGVSVLFVLIILVFKAVNNKSIIDAIYTIASYTYGPLLGMFAFGLFTKRPVRDKLVPYVAVASPLLCFGLNLLTSTLFKYPLGYELLMINGLITFAGMWMVSDKQLIIDN encoded by the coding sequence ATGTCGGGTATTTCCATTTTATTAATCATAGTCGTTTACTTCTCGGCGCTCTGGCTTATTTCGTACATTGTAGGCCGCAAGAGCACCGACAATGATGCATTCTTTCTCGGAAACCGCAAATCGCCCTGGTGGGTGGTAGCCATCGGCATGCTCGGTTCGTCCATCTCGGGCGTGAGCTTTGTGTCGGTGCCGGGCTGGGTGGGTAGCACGCAGTTTACGTATATGCAAATGGTTTTCGGGTTCTTTTTCGGCTACCTGATTATTGCCAACGTGCTGCTTCCGCTCTATTACCGCCTCAACCTCACGAGTATTTACACTTATCTGGAGCAACGCTTCGGAACGTACACGTATAAAACAGGTGCTTCGTTCTTTTTGCTCTCGCGCACCGTGGGGTCGGGCGTACGTCTTTATATGGTCATACTTATTCTGCAATATATCATCTTCGACTCGTGGCATGTGCCTTTTGTGGTGACGGCCACCGTGGCGGTTTTTCTCATTTGGCTGTACACGCACCAAAGTGGCATCAAAACCATTGTGTGGACCGATACTTTGCAAACGGTTTGTTTGATTTCGGCTCTCATTTTGTTGGTTTTTCAGGTGTCGAAACAGTTGGACATGAACCTGAGCGAGTTCAGTACCCGGTTGATTAACGGCGGACATGCCCGCATGTTTGTATTCGACGACTGGCACTCGAAACAAAACTTCTTCAAGCAGTTTTTCAGCGGCATATTTATCGCCATCGTCATGACCGGCCTCGATCAGGACATGATGCAGAAAAACCTTACCTGCAAAAGTCTGCGCGACGCCAAGAAAAACATGTATTGGTACGGCTTTTCGTTTGTGCCGCTCAATTTGTTGTTCCTCACACTGGGCGCCATGCTGCTGATGCTGGCTGCCAAAAACAATATTACCCTGCCTGCTTCGTCCGACGATATTTTGCCTTTGTTTGCTACGCAATACCTGGGGCCGGTGGTCACTTTTCTGTTCGTAATAGGCATCATTGCAGCCACTTTTGCCAGTTCCGATTCGGCTTTGGCTTCGCTCACCACCTCGTTTGCAGTCGACATTCTGGGTGTTCAGCGCAATACTCCCCGCGTGGCCGAACGTAAACGCCGCTTTACGCACATCGGGGTGTCGGTGCTGTTTGTGCTGATCATACTTGTTTTTAAAGCGGTGAATAACAAAAGTATTATCGACGCCATTTATACCATTGCCTCCTATACCTACGGACCTTTGTTGGGCATGTTTGCCTTTGGACTGTTTACCAAACGACCTGTCCGCGACAAGCTGGTGCCTTATGTGGCAGTGGCTTCACCGCTGTTGTGTTTTGGTCTGAATTTACTCACCAGCACCTTGTTTAAGTACCCACTTGGCTACGAATTGCTGATGATAAACGGATTGATTACCTTTGCAGGCATGTGGATGGTGTCGGACAAACAGTTGATAATTGACAATTGA
- the recR gene encoding recombination mediator RecR codes for MSLQQFSSSLLENAVNEFAKLPGIGRKTALRLVLHLLKQSEYEVEVFGKAFIQLRSEIQYCTVCHNISDTEICQICSNPSRDHETVCVVENIKDVMSIENTQQFRGLYHVLGGIISPMDGVGPKDLEIESLIERVQTENVKEVILALSTTMEGDTTNFYIFRKLAPLNIKITTIARGIAIGDELEYADEVTLGRSILNRVEFTNSFK; via the coding sequence ATGAGTCTACAACAATTTTCTTCTTCGCTGCTCGAAAATGCAGTCAATGAATTTGCTAAACTTCCCGGCATAGGGCGTAAAACGGCATTGCGACTGGTGTTGCATTTGCTTAAGCAGTCGGAATACGAAGTGGAGGTGTTTGGCAAAGCATTTATTCAGCTACGGAGCGAAATTCAGTATTGTACCGTTTGCCATAATATATCGGACACCGAAATTTGCCAGATTTGCAGTAATCCGTCGCGCGACCACGAGACGGTTTGCGTGGTGGAGAATATCAAAGATGTGATGTCCATCGAAAATACACAGCAGTTTCGTGGATTGTATCATGTGTTGGGCGGCATTATTTCGCCCATGGATGGTGTGGGACCCAAAGACCTGGAAATTGAGAGCCTGATAGAACGGGTGCAAACCGAAAATGTAAAAGAAGTGATTCTGGCACTTAGCACTACCATGGAAGGCGACACCACTAACTTCTACATTTTCCGCAAACTGGCTCCGCTGAACATAAAAATAACCACCATTGCCCGCGGCATAGCCATTGGCGACGAACTGGAATACGCCGACGAAGTTACGCTCGGCCGTTCGATATTAAACAGAGTAGAATTTACCAATTCATTTAAATAA
- a CDS encoding BT0820 family HAD-type phosphatase — translation MVIAVDFDGTIVTHEYPNIGKEIPFAIDTLKRLQQSPDNLLVLWTVREGVELKEAVEFCRSRGLEFYAVNKNYPEESAEHPEPRKLKADLFIDDRNLGGLPDWGVIYRMIMNGKFFDPITNDIEPEYQLPKKKGLFKSLFG, via the coding sequence ATGGTTATAGCAGTAGATTTCGACGGAACCATTGTCACTCACGAATATCCGAATATAGGGAAAGAAATTCCATTTGCTATTGACACGCTTAAGCGATTGCAGCAAAGCCCTGACAATTTGTTAGTTTTATGGACTGTAAGAGAAGGCGTTGAATTGAAAGAAGCCGTTGAATTTTGTCGTAGCCGGGGATTAGAGTTTTACGCTGTCAATAAGAATTACCCCGAAGAATCGGCTGAGCATCCGGAGCCGCGTAAATTAAAAGCCGATTTATTTATCGACGACAGAAATCTTGGTGGTTTACCCGATTGGGGAGTGATTTACCGAATGATAATGAACGGTAAATTCTTCGACCCGATTACCAACGATATTGAGCCTGAATATCAGCTACCTAAGAAAAAAGGACTTTTTAAATCATTGTTCGGATAA
- a CDS encoding GNAT family N-acetyltransferase, whose translation MLENEHILLRAVEPEDLDKLYAWENNALLWDVGNTRNPYSRFVLKQYIVDSAKDIYENKQLRLMIESRTSGETVGTVDLFDFDIHNSRIALGLFVDSAFQGKGFAKASLHLIEEYVFNYLKINQLYCHIAESNTASRRMFEQEEYETNGVLKNWIKTIDGYENIIVFQLFRDTFLNRQKQK comes from the coding sequence TTGTTAGAAAACGAACACATATTGCTAAGAGCCGTAGAGCCTGAAGATCTGGATAAATTATATGCCTGGGAAAATAATGCTTTGCTATGGGATGTAGGCAATACGCGCAATCCATATTCGCGTTTTGTTTTAAAACAATACATTGTTGATTCCGCCAAAGACATTTATGAGAATAAACAACTACGCTTGATGATAGAGAGTCGCACAAGCGGAGAAACTGTGGGAACAGTTGATTTGTTTGATTTCGACATCCACAACAGCCGCATCGCTCTGGGATTATTTGTTGACAGCGCTTTTCAGGGCAAAGGATTCGCAAAAGCCAGTTTACACCTGATTGAAGAATATGTTTTTAATTACCTGAAAATAAATCAGCTTTACTGCCACATAGCGGAGTCAAATACTGCCAGTCGCCGTATGTTCGAGCAAGAAGAATATGAGACAAATGGCGTATTGAAAAACTGGATCAAAACAATTGACGGTTACGAAAACATAATTGTTTTTCAATTATTCAGAGATACTTTTCTGAACAGACAAAAACAGAAATAG